A single region of the Gossypium arboreum isolate Shixiya-1 chromosome 12, ASM2569848v2, whole genome shotgun sequence genome encodes:
- the LOC108477976 gene encoding aquaporin TIP1-2-like — protein MDSILSRGSDHNLPTTSSAENHETRLPKESKSVKATLFGCIGAREFSSPEMWKAALTELVATASLMFTLTTSIVACLDSNESNPKLLVPFAVFIIAYLFLMVTVPLSGGHMSPVFTFIAALKGIISLARASIYILAQCVGSITGFLILSSVMSHDAAKKYSLGGCTIDGKGPTSGVSSGTALMLEFCCTFVVLFVGVTIAFDKRRSKELGLAMVCAVVAGAMALAVFVSISVTGRAGYAGVGLNPARCLGPALLRGGSLWDGHWVFWIGPCLACIIYYGFTKGLPKEGLVWEDEKHDIMKLAAPALCCWGPRSSTSQLNGKVLEIVRR, from the exons ATGGATTCCATTCTCTCTCGCGGATCTGATCATAATCTTCCAACAACAAGTTCAGCTGAAAATCACGAGACAAGGCTCCCAAAGGAATCTAAATCGGTAAAAGCAACGTTGTTTGGTTGCATTGGTGCCCGTGAGTTTTCCTCACCAGAG ATGTGGAAGGCAGCACTCACAGAGTTGGTGGCGACTGCTTCACTAATGTTCACATTAACAACATCCATTGTCGCCTGCTTGGACTCGAACGAGTCTAACCCCAAGCTTCTTGTCCCATTTGCAGTATTTATTATTGCCTATCTGTTTCTCATGGTGACAGTTCCTCTTTCAGGTGGACACATGAGCCCAGTTTTTACTTTCATTGCTGCCCTCAAGGGCATCATATCTCTAGCACGAGCTTCCATCTATATCTTGGCCCAATGTGTAGGCTCGATAACAGGTTTTCTCATACTCAGCAGTGTGATGAGCCATGACGCAGCAAAAAAGTATTCCTTGGGAGGTTGTACCATTGATGGAAAGGGGCCAACCTCTGGGGTTAGCTCTGGGACAGCATTGATGTTGGAATTTTGTTGTACATTTGTGGTGCTTTTTGTTGGTGTAACAATAGCATTTGACAAGAGAAGAAGCAAAGAACTAGGGTTAGCTATGGTTTGTGCAGTGGTGGCAGGGGCGATGGCACTAGCAGTTTTTGTGTCCATTAGTGTAACTGGGAGGGCTGGTTATGCCGGCGTGGGCCTTAATCCTGCGAGGTGTTTAGGGCCAGCCTTACTGCGAGGTGGTTCGTTATGGGATGGCCATTGGGTCTTTTGGATAGGACCTTGTTTAGCTTGCATAATTTATTATGGCTTCACCAAGGGCTTACCGAAAGAAGGCCTTGTTTGGGAAGATGAAAAGCATGACATTATGAAGTTAGCCGCTCCTGCACTTTGTTGTTGGGGACCTAGAAGTAGTACAAGTCAACTTAATGGGAAAGTTTTGGAAATTGTGAGACGCTGA
- the LOC108479466 gene encoding pentatricopeptide repeat-containing protein At3g12770-like: protein MRLEDSIIFSSSSLISFNSITKFLQKCSQIKSLRATKILHAVLLRKGLFSVSLNIHSELIFTYAACLESKTSIKILTNYFKSINPPNPLPFNVIISDFSKNGFAFFALKTFSFMHFNGISLDTYALCSSISASSSLKKAEFGKQIHSHVAKSGWTSSVFVGSALVDLYAKSSLIADAAVMFDEIPFKNSVCANALLSGFCEAKLWIQGLVLVRKMPGLNLDYDHFTLSAMLRACAGLSAIELGRQVHGYLFRKFYNLVEDVFLQSSLIEMYGKCGLVMQAFQVFSLAGLRLGREKRRDVVLWTSMLGVYGRNGHYEDLILLFKEMLREGIKPDEVAFVTVISACGHTGQIRLGLEYFDCMTHVYKLIPGPEHYSCVVDLLCRAGELEKAMKVVNEMMLQKGHNNGSVSLWVALLSACSDHENVELGKFAAQKALELDPQNVGVYVKLSNLYARLRMWDEIGQLRETMKQRGLKKDTAFSWVEVSG, encoded by the coding sequence ATGCGTTTGGAAGACTCCATAATATTTTCTTCTTCCAGTTTAATTAGCTTCAACTCCATCACCAAATTCTTGCAAAAATGTTCCCAAATAAAGAGTCTAAGAGCCACCAAAATCCTTCATGCTGTCTTACTTAGGAAAGGCTTGTTTTCTGTTTCACTCAATATCCACAGCGAACTCATTTTCACATATGCCGCATGCCTGGAAAGCAAAACCAGCATTAAAATCTTAACCAATTACTTCAAATCCATAAACCCCCCAAACCCATTGCCCTTTAATGTAATAATATCTGATTTTTCAAAAAATGGGTTTGCGTTTTTTGCACTAAAAACTTTTTCTTTTATGCACTTTAATGGCATTTCTTTGGATACTTATGCTTTGTGTAGTTCCATATCAGCGTCATCTTCATTGAAGAAAGCTGAATTTGGTAAACAAATTCATTCTCACGTGGCGAAATCAGGTTGGACGTCGAGTGTCTTTGTAGGCAGTGCTCTAGTTGATTTATATGCAAAATCGTCACTTATCGCCGATGCAGCTGTGATGTTCGACGAAATTCCTTTTAAGAACTCCGTTTGTGCAAATGCACTTTTATCAGGATTTTGTGAGGCTAAGTTGTGGATTCAGGGACTTGTACTTGTTAGGAAGATGCCTGGATTGAATTTGGATTATGACCATTTTACTTTATCGGCTATGTTACGTGCATGTGCAGGGCTTTCGGCTATTGAATTGGGGAGGCAAGTGCATGGATATTTATTCCgtaaattttataatttggtGGAGGATGTATTTCTGCAAAGTTCATTGATTGAAATGTATGGAAAATGTGGGTTGGTGATGCAAGCTTTCCAAGTTTTCAGTTTGGCAGGGCTGAGATTGGGGAGGGAGAAAAGAAGGGATGTTGTTCTTTGGACTTCAATGCTTGGTGTGTATGGAAGAAATGGACACTATGAAGACTTGATTTTGTTATTTAAAGAGATGTTGAGGGAGGGTATTAAGCCTGATGAGGTGGCATTTGTAACAGTCATCTCAGCCTGTGGTCACACTGGACAAATAAGACTAGGCCTTGAGTATTTTGATTGCATGACTCATGTTTACAAGTTGATTCCTGGTCCAGAGCACTACAGTTGTGTGGTTGATCTACTATGTAGGGCTGGTGAGTTAGAGAAGGCAATGAAGGTGGTCAATGAGATGATGCTTCAGAAAGGCCACAACAATGGCAGTGTTTCCTTATGGGTGGCTTTACTTAGTGCTTGCAGTGATCATGAAAATGTTGAGTTGGGTAAATTTGCTGCTCAAAAGGCACTCGAGTTGGATCCTCAGAATGTTGGAGTTTATGTTAAGCTATCAAATTTATACGCTAGGTTAAGAATGTGGGATGAGATTGGTCAGTTAAGGGAGACAATGAAGCAGAGAGGATTAAAGAAAGATACCGCATTTAGTTGGGTAGAAGTCAGTGGTTGA
- the LOC108478373 gene encoding uncharacterized protein LOC108478373 isoform X1, translated as MMDHQSGDGIWKLTLFRNVFQVLKEFTHGKQQKVSKTGLKEALSDILLGMAAGLKRDPIVILRMDGEDLLEFINGPSYETEMVSIFSQIGCEDASLRDCITKALEKLTVDQGMPPSSDSWVMRNIVEPALESWDDKPVSQETFLEESKKVAKRVAQNLNEEPVIVAHSENTFDGSGIKRLLSNKFELDKLLNVGLENVPKDRNGKISKEYLRVVLDVVAPSVGLPQIGAVEQMDKVVTDVLNRIDADDGKMIKEDEFKKLLTEIMESIMLQLEGNPISVSSNSVVHEPLPSSLSLLQAST; from the exons ATGATGGATCATCAGAGTGGTGATGGGATATGGAAGCTGACATTATTTAGAAATGTTTTTCAGGTTTTGAAAGAATTCACCCATGGAAAACAACAAAAGGTGAGCAAAACTGGGCTTAAGGAGGCTCTTTCAGATATTCTACTTGGTATGGCTGCAGGTTTGAAGCGAGATCCTATTGTGATCCTCCGTATGGATGGAGAAGATCTGTTGGAATTCATCAATGGTCCAAGTTATGAAACGGAGATGGTGTCTATATTTTCACAGATAGGGTGTGAAGATGCATCGTTGCGTGATTGTATTACTAAGGCTTTGGAGAAACTTACAGTTGATCAAGGAATGCCCCCTTCGTCAGATTCTTGG GTTATGAGGAACATAGTGGAACCAGCTTTGGAATCATGGGATGACAAACCTGTCTCTCAAGAAACCTTCTTGGAAGAATCAAAGAAAGTAGCTAAGCGTGTCGCTCAAAATCTCAATGAGGAGCCTGTGATTGTTGCTCATAGTGAAAACACCTTTGATGGAAGTGGCATTAAAAGACTACTATCCAACAAGTTTGAATTAGACAag TTGCTGAATGTAGGTTTAGAAAATGTGCCAAAGGATCGGAATGGAAAAATATCAAAGGAGTATTTACGTGTGGTGCTAGATGTAGTGGCTCCATCAGTTGGATTACCTCAAATCGGTGCTGTTGAACAG ATGGACAAGGTCGTTACTGATGTTCTCAACAGGATAGACGCGGATGATGGGAAGATGATTAAAGAAGATGAGTTCAAGAAACTATTGACAGAGATCATGGAGAGCATCATGCTGCAGTTGGAGGGCAACCCCATCTCGGTTTCTTCGAATTCTGTTGTTCATGAGCCCCTTCCATCATCCTTATCGCTTTTACAGGCATCAACCTAG
- the LOC108478373 gene encoding uncharacterized protein LOC108478373 isoform X2 — translation MAAGLKRDPIVILRMDGEDLLEFINGPSYETEMVSIFSQIGCEDASLRDCITKALEKLTVDQGMPPSSDSWVMRNIVEPALESWDDKPVSQETFLEESKKVAKRVAQNLNEEPVIVAHSENTFDGSGIKRLLSNKFELDKLLNVGLENVPKDRNGKISKEYLRVVLDVVAPSVGLPQIGAVEQMDKVVTDVLNRIDADDGKMIKEDEFKKLLTEIMESIMLQLEGNPISVSSNSVVHEPLPSSLSLLQAST, via the exons ATGGCTGCAGGTTTGAAGCGAGATCCTATTGTGATCCTCCGTATGGATGGAGAAGATCTGTTGGAATTCATCAATGGTCCAAGTTATGAAACGGAGATGGTGTCTATATTTTCACAGATAGGGTGTGAAGATGCATCGTTGCGTGATTGTATTACTAAGGCTTTGGAGAAACTTACAGTTGATCAAGGAATGCCCCCTTCGTCAGATTCTTGG GTTATGAGGAACATAGTGGAACCAGCTTTGGAATCATGGGATGACAAACCTGTCTCTCAAGAAACCTTCTTGGAAGAATCAAAGAAAGTAGCTAAGCGTGTCGCTCAAAATCTCAATGAGGAGCCTGTGATTGTTGCTCATAGTGAAAACACCTTTGATGGAAGTGGCATTAAAAGACTACTATCCAACAAGTTTGAATTAGACAag TTGCTGAATGTAGGTTTAGAAAATGTGCCAAAGGATCGGAATGGAAAAATATCAAAGGAGTATTTACGTGTGGTGCTAGATGTAGTGGCTCCATCAGTTGGATTACCTCAAATCGGTGCTGTTGAACAG ATGGACAAGGTCGTTACTGATGTTCTCAACAGGATAGACGCGGATGATGGGAAGATGATTAAAGAAGATGAGTTCAAGAAACTATTGACAGAGATCATGGAGAGCATCATGCTGCAGTTGGAGGGCAACCCCATCTCGGTTTCTTCGAATTCTGTTGTTCATGAGCCCCTTCCATCATCCTTATCGCTTTTACAGGCATCAACCTAG